A single region of the Leisingera thetidis genome encodes:
- a CDS encoding Ig-like domain-containing protein, with amino-acid sequence MSTVAFITRDMAGTTQHGNFSEGTPARIDAAQAKDISLNLSPADVESYARQGGDLHIALANGQELVLENYYSYDAAGGKNLFLSQEGEFIEVVLEDKSSGMLFATYEPLDLTGKWSAYDEMVFLDVDRIEPVVAPLAAPLFGGLGAAGAAAGVVGAAVVAGGGGGDGGGGGGTNGIVPTVDNPDATYPVSGSTTEPVEITGTGAPGSEVTVTVGTSTATTTVDDDGNWEVAFPVDDLPADGNYDSTVHVTDPNGTEFDLDGPAVVIDTVADVALDDGQAGGDDMINAEEAADGVTLTGTAEAGATVEVTFQGVTRTVTATDAGTWSADFAASEIASGEYDSEVTATATDAFGNTDTVTGTIRVDTTTSVEIDSGQAGGDDLVNNAEAAAGLTLTGTGEPGAAVSVTVEGVTRSATVDADGNWAAEFEAGSLPAGEYGTTVSVTSTDEAGNTATATADLQVDTLVDPLTLESGSIEGDNTVNKSERSDGVTLTGTVEPGSTVVVQLGDATQTATVDADGNWSADFAASDIAKGSYDADIVVTATDAAGNTAEITDSVAIDTEVSPFTADSEQTDDDVVNLAERTAGLTMTGTVEPGSVVEVTVEGVTRTATVDADGNWSAAFEAGDLPGGTYTSRAEITATDAAGNTQTLTETFEVDTEYDAPDIGDVISTGAGVSGFFSDDFEAGDTAHELTSAGGVSDVTGTETDLGNGRTLFDFDADVPDGSHLVVNRVDDAGNSSGTMVVLEDGADADVLDHAGLSQFNIDELNLVHADAVDLTLTEADIKALSGNSDTLTVHGGADDTLTITGATADGTETIDGETYNVYTIGDDGTSLVVDEDVNVVI; translated from the coding sequence ATGAGCACGGTCGCATTTATTACCCGCGATATGGCGGGCACTACACAGCATGGGAATTTCTCCGAAGGCACACCGGCGCGCATTGATGCCGCCCAAGCCAAAGATATCTCGCTGAACCTCAGCCCGGCAGATGTCGAAAGTTACGCCCGTCAGGGCGGCGACCTGCACATTGCCCTGGCGAACGGCCAGGAGCTGGTGCTGGAAAACTACTATTCATACGACGCCGCGGGCGGCAAGAACCTGTTCCTCAGCCAGGAAGGCGAATTCATCGAAGTGGTGCTGGAAGATAAATCCAGCGGCATGCTGTTTGCCACCTATGAACCGCTTGATCTGACGGGCAAGTGGAGCGCCTATGACGAAATGGTGTTCCTCGACGTCGACCGGATCGAGCCGGTGGTGGCACCGCTGGCCGCACCGCTGTTCGGCGGGCTGGGCGCGGCCGGGGCTGCCGCAGGGGTGGTCGGCGCCGCGGTTGTTGCCGGCGGCGGCGGTGGAGACGGCGGCGGCGGCGGCGGCACGAACGGCATCGTTCCGACAGTTGACAACCCGGATGCAACGTACCCGGTTTCCGGCTCGACCACGGAACCGGTGGAAATCACCGGCACCGGCGCGCCGGGCTCCGAGGTCACAGTCACAGTCGGCACCTCAACCGCGACCACGACAGTGGATGATGACGGCAATTGGGAAGTTGCCTTCCCGGTGGATGACCTGCCCGCAGACGGCAACTACGATTCCACCGTTCACGTCACTGATCCGAATGGCACCGAGTTCGACCTGGACGGGCCGGCAGTGGTGATCGACACTGTTGCGGATGTCGCGCTCGACGACGGCCAGGCTGGCGGCGACGACATGATCAACGCCGAAGAGGCCGCCGATGGCGTAACGCTGACCGGCACCGCCGAAGCAGGTGCAACCGTCGAAGTCACCTTCCAAGGCGTTACCCGGACGGTGACCGCAACTGACGCAGGCACTTGGAGCGCGGACTTCGCCGCATCTGAAATTGCCTCCGGTGAATACGACTCCGAAGTGACGGCGACGGCGACCGATGCCTTTGGCAACACGGATACTGTCACCGGGACCATCCGCGTGGATACCACGACATCGGTGGAGATTGATTCCGGCCAGGCCGGCGGCGACGATCTGGTCAACAACGCCGAAGCCGCAGCCGGTCTGACACTGACCGGCACCGGCGAGCCGGGCGCAGCAGTCAGCGTCACCGTTGAGGGCGTCACCCGTTCCGCCACGGTTGATGCAGACGGCAACTGGGCCGCCGAATTCGAAGCGGGCTCGCTGCCGGCCGGGGAGTACGGCACCACGGTCAGCGTGACCTCGACAGACGAGGCCGGCAACACTGCGACGGCAACCGCCGATCTGCAGGTGGACACATTGGTTGACCCCCTCACCCTTGAGTCCGGCAGCATCGAAGGCGACAACACCGTCAACAAATCGGAACGCAGCGACGGCGTGACCCTGACCGGCACGGTGGAACCGGGCTCGACCGTAGTGGTGCAACTGGGCGATGCGACGCAAACCGCCACGGTGGACGCGGACGGCAACTGGAGCGCGGATTTTGCGGCCTCCGACATTGCCAAGGGCAGCTATGACGCGGACATTGTCGTGACGGCCACGGATGCCGCGGGCAATACTGCGGAAATCACCGACAGCGTGGCAATCGACACGGAGGTTTCACCCTTCACCGCAGACAGCGAGCAGACCGATGATGACGTGGTGAATCTGGCGGAACGCACTGCCGGCCTCACCATGACCGGCACGGTGGAACCCGGGTCGGTTGTCGAGGTCACGGTCGAAGGGGTGACCCGGACCGCCACCGTGGATGCCGATGGCAACTGGAGCGCCGCATTCGAAGCCGGCGACCTGCCCGGCGGCACCTACACCAGCCGGGCGGAGATCACCGCGACCGATGCCGCCGGCAACACGCAGACCCTGACCGAAACCTTTGAGGTCGACACCGAATACGACGCACCGGACATCGGCGATGTAATCAGCACCGGCGCAGGCGTCAGCGGCTTTTTCAGCGACGACTTCGAAGCCGGCGACACTGCGCATGAGCTGACCAGCGCCGGCGGTGTGTCCGATGTGACCGGCACCGAAACCGACCTCGGCAACGGCAGGACCCTGTTCGACTTCGACGCCGACGTGCCGGACGGATCGCATCTGGTCGTCAACCGGGTGGATGACGCCGGCAACAGCTCCGGCACCATGGTGGTCCTTGAGGACGGCGCGGACGCGGATGTTCTGGATCACGCAGGCCTGTCGCAGTTCAACATCGACGAGCTGAACCTGGTGCATGCGGATGCCGTCGACCTGACCCTGACCGAAGCGGACATCAAAGCGCTGTCGGGCAACTCCGACACCCTGACCGTGCACGGCGGGGCAGATGACACGCTCACCATAACCGGGGCAACTGCCGACGGCACCGAGACCATCGATGGCGAGACCTACAACGTCTACACCATTGGCGACGACGGCACCTCTCTGGTTGTCGACGAAGACGTCAACGTCGTGATCTGA
- a CDS encoding PrkA family serine protein kinase, which yields MKDIAELFAEQYGETREQEMPLQEYLNACRDDPSLYANVAERMLKAIGEEELVDTSKDSRLGPIFQNRTIKRYSAFHDFYGMEDTIERIVGYFRHAAQGLEERKQILYLLGPVGGGKSSLAERLKRLMEDQPIYVLKAGNQVSPIFESPLGLFDPVRMGKVLEEEYGIAQHRLPGLMSPWAVQRLDEFDGDINKFSVVRLYPSRLRRICVAKVEPGDENNQDISTLVGKVDIRQLEHFSQDNPDAYSFSGGLNRATQGVLEFVEMFKAPIKMLHPLLTATQEGNYMGTESFGAIPFNGLILAHSNESEWQSFKNNKNNEAFIDRVSIVKVPYCLRVSDESMIYDKLIEHSELRDAPCAPETLKILSRFSVLTRLKPHENSNLYSKMRVYDGESLKDTDPKAKTVQEYQDRAGVDEGMNGISTRFAFKVLSTTFNFDTNEVAADPVHLMYVLEQMIKREQFPQETEQKYLEFIKTELAPRYEEFIGNEIQKAYLESYTEYGQNVFDRYISYADAWIEEQDYKDPDTGQLYNREVLDAELSKIEKPVGIANPKDFRNEVVKFALRHRANTGKNPAWNSYEKLRDVIEKHMFSQVEELLPVISFGSKKDSKTEGKHQEFVERMRGHGYTDRQVRRLVEWYMRVNKAG from the coding sequence ATGAAAGACATTGCCGAACTTTTTGCAGAGCAGTACGGCGAAACCCGCGAGCAGGAGATGCCGCTGCAGGAGTATTTGAACGCCTGCCGCGACGATCCAAGCCTGTACGCGAACGTCGCCGAGAGGATGCTGAAGGCAATTGGCGAAGAGGAGCTGGTGGACACGTCCAAGGACTCCCGGCTCGGGCCAATCTTTCAGAACCGAACGATCAAGCGCTACAGCGCCTTCCACGACTTCTATGGCATGGAAGACACGATTGAGCGGATCGTCGGCTACTTCCGCCACGCCGCGCAAGGTCTGGAAGAGCGCAAGCAGATCCTCTATCTGCTGGGGCCGGTCGGCGGCGGCAAATCCTCGCTGGCGGAACGGCTGAAGCGCCTGATGGAGGACCAGCCGATCTATGTTCTGAAGGCCGGCAATCAGGTATCGCCGATCTTCGAAAGCCCCCTGGGCCTGTTCGACCCGGTCCGCATGGGCAAGGTTCTGGAAGAGGAATACGGCATCGCCCAGCACCGGCTGCCCGGGCTGATGTCGCCTTGGGCCGTGCAGCGGCTGGATGAATTTGACGGCGATATCAACAAGTTTTCGGTTGTGCGCCTGTACCCGTCGCGGCTGCGCCGGATCTGTGTCGCCAAGGTCGAGCCGGGGGATGAGAACAATCAGGACATCTCGACCCTGGTCGGCAAGGTCGACATCCGCCAGCTGGAGCATTTCAGCCAGGACAACCCGGATGCCTACAGCTTCTCCGGTGGCCTGAACCGGGCGACCCAGGGGGTTCTGGAATTCGTCGAGATGTTCAAGGCGCCGATCAAGATGCTGCACCCGCTGCTGACGGCGACCCAGGAAGGCAACTACATGGGCACCGAAAGCTTTGGTGCGATCCCGTTCAATGGCCTGATCCTGGCCCATTCCAATGAAAGCGAATGGCAGTCCTTCAAAAACAACAAGAACAATGAGGCCTTCATCGACCGGGTGTCGATCGTCAAGGTGCCCTATTGCCTGCGCGTCTCCGACGAGTCGATGATTTATGACAAGCTGATCGAGCACAGCGAGCTGCGCGACGCCCCCTGTGCGCCGGAGACGCTGAAGATCCTCAGCCGGTTCTCGGTGCTGACCCGCCTGAAGCCGCATGAAAACTCGAACCTCTACTCGAAGATGCGGGTCTATGACGGCGAGAGCCTGAAGGACACCGATCCCAAGGCCAAGACGGTGCAGGAATACCAGGACCGGGCCGGCGTGGACGAGGGCATGAACGGCATCTCGACCCGTTTCGCCTTCAAGGTGCTCTCCACCACCTTCAACTTCGACACCAACGAGGTGGCGGCGGATCCGGTGCACCTGATGTATGTGCTGGAGCAGATGATCAAGCGCGAGCAGTTCCCGCAGGAGACGGAACAGAAGTACCTTGAGTTCATCAAGACCGAGCTGGCGCCGCGCTATGAGGAGTTCATCGGCAACGAGATCCAGAAGGCGTACCTCGAAAGCTATACCGAATACGGCCAGAACGTGTTTGACCGCTACATCTCCTATGCCGACGCCTGGATCGAGGAGCAGGACTACAAGGACCCCGATACCGGCCAGCTCTACAACCGCGAGGTTCTGGATGCGGAGCTCAGCAAGATCGAAAAGCCGGTCGGCATCGCCAACCCCAAGGATTTCCGCAACGAGGTCGTCAAATTTGCCCTGCGCCACCGCGCAAACACCGGCAAGAATCCGGCCTGGAACTCCTATGAGAAGCTGCGCGACGTGATCGAGAAGCACATGTTCAGCCAGGTCGAGGAACTGCTGCCGGTGATTTCCTTCGGGTCCAAGAAGGACAGCAAGACCGAAGGCAAGCATCAGGAGTTCGTCGAGCGGATGCGCGGCCATGGCTATACCGACCGCCAGGTGCGGCGTCTGGTCGAATGGTACATGCGCGTCAACAAGGCGGGCTAA
- a CDS encoding YeaH/YhbH family protein yields the protein MHHFIDRRANPKGKSLGNRQRFLRRARENIKERVDQSVRGKSIQSGSGVPDEGEKVTIPTRGLKEPRFFHSSKGGLRRHVLPGNKDFVVGDTIKRPQGGAGEGGRKASEDGDGEDEFSFTLTQEEYLEILFDGLELPDLVEKATVETETIGTRRAGLTTAGTPNNLNLVRTMRNSLGRRIALQRPTTKSQRDLEEQIAELEALEERTPPQEAFLEELKKRLEGIIRKRKVVGYIDPLDLRYDTFVPEKIRNSRAVVFCLMDVSGSMQEREKDLAKRFFLLLHLFLERCYEHTELVFVRHTHHAQEVDEETFFYARETGGTIVSTALEKMKEIIEERYPPDEWNIYGAQASDGENFGNDSVRCKNLLLKELLPVSQFYAYVEIVDEAAEMLLNNPEAGEDLWQNYREVKEQAQHFEMQRVSQPGHIYPIFREFFLPKVKGAQNAGS from the coding sequence ATGCATCATTTCATCGACAGGCGCGCAAATCCGAAGGGCAAGAGCCTCGGGAACCGCCAGCGGTTCCTGCGGCGGGCCCGGGAGAACATTAAGGAGCGCGTCGACCAGTCGGTCCGGGGAAAATCGATCCAAAGCGGAAGCGGTGTCCCGGACGAAGGCGAAAAGGTCACCATCCCGACACGGGGGCTGAAGGAGCCGCGGTTCTTTCATTCCTCCAAGGGCGGGCTCCGCCGCCATGTCTTGCCCGGCAACAAGGATTTTGTTGTCGGCGACACCATCAAGCGCCCGCAGGGCGGAGCCGGCGAGGGCGGCCGCAAGGCCTCCGAGGACGGCGATGGCGAGGACGAGTTTTCCTTCACCCTGACCCAGGAGGAATACCTGGAAATCCTGTTCGACGGGCTGGAACTGCCGGACCTGGTCGAGAAGGCCACGGTGGAGACCGAAACCATCGGCACCCGCCGCGCCGGTCTGACCACGGCCGGGACGCCCAACAACCTCAACCTGGTGCGCACCATGCGCAACTCTCTGGGCCGCCGGATCGCATTGCAGCGGCCCACGACAAAATCCCAGCGGGATCTGGAGGAGCAGATCGCCGAACTGGAAGCGCTGGAAGAGCGCACCCCGCCGCAGGAGGCATTTCTGGAAGAGCTGAAGAAGCGGCTGGAAGGGATCATCCGCAAGCGCAAGGTGGTCGGCTATATCGACCCGCTGGATCTGCGCTACGATACCTTTGTGCCGGAGAAGATCCGCAACTCGCGCGCGGTGGTGTTCTGCCTGATGGATGTCTCCGGTTCCATGCAGGAACGGGAAAAGGATCTGGCCAAGCGTTTCTTCCTGCTGCTGCACCTGTTCCTGGAGCGCTGCTACGAGCACACCGAGCTGGTGTTCGTGCGCCACACCCATCACGCCCAGGAAGTGGATGAGGAAACCTTCTTCTATGCACGTGAAACCGGCGGCACCATCGTGTCCACCGCGCTGGAGAAGATGAAGGAGATCATCGAAGAGCGTTATCCGCCGGATGAATGGAATATCTACGGCGCCCAGGCCTCTGACGGCGAGAATTTCGGCAATGACTCGGTGCGCTGCAAGAACCTGCTGCTGAAGGAGCTGCTGCCGGTCAGCCAGTTCTACGCCTACGTGGAGATCGTTGATGAGGCGGCGGAAATGCTGCTCAACAATCCGGAAGCAGGCGAAGACCTGTGGCAGAACTACCGCGAAGTGAAGGAGCAGGCCCAGCATTTTGAAATGCAGCGGGTGTCGCAGCCCGGCCATATTTATCCGATTTTCCGGGAGTTCTTCCTTCCCAAGGTGAAAGGGGCGCAGAATGCAGGCAGTTAG
- a CDS encoding SpoVR family protein, whose amino-acid sequence MQAVRKARKPLFDGPEWTFELMEKARDAIEKIALGDLGLDVYPNQIEIISAEQMLDAYSCVGLPLMYQHWSFGKHFARDETLYRTGRQGLAYEIVINSNPCISYNMEENTMAMQTLVMAHAAFGHNHFFKNNYLFQQWTDASGIHDYLAFAKNYIAACEERYGLSAVEEVLDAAHALQSQGVFRYGRPPKPTNEELVAMQKVREGYESGQSVLDIWTDSTMGRDTLEEVEDASFSARRKLMNLPQENVLYFLEKHSPVLEAWQCEILRIVRMLAQYLYPQKQTKVMNEGCATFVHYYIINKLYEQGQITEGAYMEMLHSHTNVVMQPEYDDPRYSGINPYALGFAMMQDIRRICEDPTEEDREWFPDFAGDPDWRKVLRDAWANYRDESFIQQFLSPHLIRKFKLFTLTNDADLPNLVVSQIHNRAGYKAIRRDLAKQYDLAYLEPDIQVTDADLRGDRELKLTHTVRDGIHLDEEDQDEVLKHLRRLWGYDVSLDAVETSSEN is encoded by the coding sequence ATGCAGGCAGTTAGAAAGGCGCGCAAGCCGTTGTTCGACGGGCCGGAATGGACCTTTGAGCTGATGGAAAAAGCGCGCGACGCGATCGAAAAGATCGCGCTGGGCGACCTTGGACTGGACGTTTACCCCAACCAGATCGAGATCATTTCGGCGGAACAGATGCTGGATGCCTATTCCTGCGTCGGCCTGCCGCTGATGTATCAGCACTGGTCTTTCGGCAAGCATTTTGCCCGCGACGAAACGCTCTACCGCACCGGCCGCCAGGGGCTGGCCTATGAAATCGTCATCAACTCCAACCCCTGCATAAGCTACAACATGGAAGAAAATACCATGGCGATGCAGACGCTGGTGATGGCGCATGCGGCCTTTGGCCATAACCATTTCTTCAAGAACAACTATCTGTTCCAGCAGTGGACCGATGCCTCCGGCATTCACGACTACCTGGCTTTTGCCAAGAACTACATCGCCGCCTGCGAGGAGCGGTATGGGCTCAGCGCCGTGGAAGAGGTTCTCGATGCCGCTCATGCCCTGCAGTCCCAGGGTGTGTTCCGCTACGGCCGTCCGCCCAAACCGACCAATGAAGAGCTGGTCGCGATGCAGAAGGTGCGCGAGGGCTATGAAAGCGGCCAAAGCGTGCTGGATATCTGGACCGATTCAACCATGGGCCGCGATACGCTGGAAGAGGTCGAGGATGCGTCCTTCAGCGCCCGCCGCAAGCTGATGAATCTGCCGCAGGAGAACGTGCTGTATTTCCTGGAGAAACACAGCCCGGTGCTGGAGGCCTGGCAGTGCGAGATCCTGCGCATTGTGCGGATGCTGGCGCAGTATCTCTATCCGCAGAAGCAGACCAAGGTGATGAACGAAGGCTGTGCAACCTTTGTGCACTACTACATCATCAACAAGCTCTATGAGCAGGGCCAGATCACCGAAGGCGCCTATATGGAGATGCTGCACAGCCATACCAATGTGGTGATGCAGCCGGAATATGACGATCCGCGCTATTCGGGGATCAACCCCTATGCGCTTGGGTTTGCGATGATGCAGGATATCCGCCGCATCTGTGAGGACCCCACAGAGGAGGACCGCGAGTGGTTCCCGGATTTCGCCGGCGATCCCGACTGGCGCAAGGTGCTGCGCGATGCCTGGGCGAATTACCGGGACGAAAGCTTCATCCAGCAATTCCTGTCGCCGCATCTGATCCGCAAGTTCAAGCTGTTCACGCTGACCAATGACGCTGATCTGCCCAATCTGGTGGTGAGTCAGATCCACAACCGGGCCGGCTACAAGGCGATCCGCCGCGACCTGGCGAAACAGTACGACCTGGCCTATCTGGAGCCGGATATCCAGGTCACGGACGCGGATCTGCGCGGCGACCGGGAACTGAAGCTGACCCATACTGTGCGGGACGGCATCCATCTCGATGAAGAAGATCAGGATGAAGTGCTGAAGCACTTGCGCCGCCTTTGGGGCTATGATGTCAGCCTTGATGCGGTGGAGACCTCCAGCGAAAACTGA
- a CDS encoding S-(hydroxymethyl)glutathione dehydrogenase/class III alcohol dehydrogenase: MRTRAAVAVAPGKPLEIMDVNLEGPKAGEVLVEIKATGLCHTDEFTRSGDDPEGIFPAILGHEGAGVVVEVGEGVTSLKPGDHVIPLYTPECRECEYCLNPKTNLCQAIRSTQGQGLLPDGTTRFSMLDGTPIHHYMGCSTFANHTVVPEIALAKIRPDAPFDKVCYIGCGVTTGIGAVINTAKVEIGSRAVVFGLGGIGLNVIQGLRLAGADQIVGVDLNPGKVEMAKQFGMTDFVNPAEVEGDLVAHLVEVTKGGADYTFDATGNVNVMRTALECAHKGWGESIIIGVAPAGAEISTRPFQLVTGRSWRGTAFGGAAGRTDVPKIVDWYMDGKIEIDPMITHKLTLDQINEGFELMHEGKSIRAVVEF; this comes from the coding sequence ATCCGTACCCGCGCCGCTGTTGCGGTTGCCCCCGGCAAACCGCTCGAAATCATGGACGTGAACCTGGAAGGCCCCAAGGCGGGCGAGGTTCTGGTGGAGATCAAGGCCACCGGCCTGTGCCACACCGACGAATTCACCCGCTCCGGCGACGACCCCGAAGGCATTTTCCCGGCGATCCTGGGCCACGAAGGCGCAGGCGTCGTGGTCGAGGTCGGCGAAGGCGTCACCAGCCTCAAGCCGGGCGACCATGTGATCCCGCTCTACACGCCGGAATGCCGCGAGTGCGAATATTGCCTCAACCCGAAAACCAACCTGTGCCAGGCGATCCGCTCGACCCAAGGCCAGGGCCTGCTGCCCGACGGCACCACCCGCTTCTCGATGCTGGACGGCACCCCGATCCACCACTACATGGGCTGCTCGACCTTCGCCAACCACACCGTGGTGCCGGAAATCGCGCTCGCGAAAATCCGGCCGGACGCGCCCTTTGACAAGGTCTGCTACATCGGCTGCGGTGTCACCACCGGCATCGGCGCGGTGATCAACACCGCCAAGGTGGAGATCGGCTCCCGCGCCGTGGTGTTCGGCCTCGGCGGCATCGGCCTCAACGTGATCCAGGGCCTGCGGCTGGCCGGCGCCGACCAGATCGTCGGCGTCGACCTGAACCCGGGCAAGGTCGAGATGGCCAAGCAGTTCGGCATGACCGACTTCGTCAACCCGGCCGAGGTCGAGGGCGATCTGGTTGCGCATCTGGTCGAAGTGACCAAAGGCGGCGCCGATTACACCTTTGACGCCACCGGCAACGTGAACGTGATGCGCACCGCGCTGGAATGCGCCCACAAGGGCTGGGGCGAAAGCATCATCATTGGCGTGGCGCCTGCCGGGGCCGAGATCTCGACCCGCCCGTTCCAGCTGGTCACCGGCCGCAGCTGGCGCGGCACCGCCTTTGGCGGCGCCGCAGGCCGCACCGATGTGCCGAAAATCGTCGACTGGTACATGGACGGCAAGATCGAGATCGACCCGATGATCACCCACAAGCTGACGCTGGACCAGATCAACGAAGGCTTCGAGCTGATGCACGAGGGCAAGTCGATCCGCGCCGTGGTGGAATTCTGA